A window of the Lactobacillus amylovorus DSM 20531 genome harbors these coding sequences:
- a CDS encoding glycosyltransferase has product MKKLQAEDYIVFGGFKQDLTEVYNSAWLEVLTSQYEGFDMALLEAQEHGCPAVSYDINYGPNEIITNNYNGRLIQAGDETALVNTLDLHHAMIEEYLKNAYQSRQKYSFGNVANAWHNFLQLKEII; this is encoded by the coding sequence GTGAAGAAGCTGCAGGCTGAAGATTATATTGTGTTTGGCGGCTTTAAGCAGGATTTAACTGAGGTCTATAATAGCGCCTGGCTAGAAGTCTTAACCAGTCAATATGAGGGATTTGATATGGCTTTGCTTGAAGCACAAGAACATGGCTGTCCCGCAGTTAGCTATGATATTAATTATGGTCCTAATGAGATTATTACCAATAACTACAATGGTAGATTAATTCAGGCGGGGGATGAAACGGCGCTGGTTAATACGCTGGATCTTCATCATGCAATGATTGAAGAATATTTGAAAAATGCTTATCAAAGTCGACAGAAATATAGTTTTGGCAATGTAGCCAATGCGTGGCATAATTTCTTGCAATTAAAGGAAATAATTTAA
- a CDS encoding LPXTG cell wall anchor domain-containing protein: MQSKGQIKPVISKTTTNKQNTLPQTGENKSNLGIIGLGLLHWLVYLD, translated from the coding sequence ATTCAGTCAAAGGGTCAGATAAAGCCTGTTATTTCAAAGACAACTACTAATAAGCAAAATACACTTCCACAAACTGGTGAAAACAAATCTAACTTAGGAATCATTGGTCTAGGATTGCTGCATTGGCTGGTTTATTTGGACTAG
- a CDS encoding mucin-binding protein translates to MNNNTDGTDSHPQYFIVHFTHKKQAAESQSTTITEHVSYYYENGSKQGQTVPDQYAPINQELHFTRDGQTDLVTGVIAYGNWKLVDANGNAISLPAIPFSQLPQTLVGNYKLDANGTFIVNNNTGKPFLIIKGDNGSIPGISFNDDEITSLYNQNGGSIIVQIPYIQTINPSTPKSTQPAQQPTLAPAPDPTTPVTPLPTVEPTATAQPTNATVLPDTTPVQPSEIKRVNYKSSTNVAPHSQTQKHCHDYNYLSAPKATSTYIEKMLFSQRVR, encoded by the coding sequence ATCAATAACAACACAGACGGAACTGACTCTCACCCACAATACTTCATCGTCCACTTTACACATAAAAAGCAAGCAGCTGAATCACAATCAACCACGATAACAGAACACGTTTCTTATTACTACGAGAACGGCTCAAAGCAAGGACAAACTGTTCCTGATCAATATGCCCCAATAAATCAAGAATTGCATTTTACTCGTGATGGACAAACTGATTTGGTAACTGGAGTAATTGCCTATGGCAACTGGAAACTCGTAGACGCTAATGGCAATGCAATTTCACTTCCGGCTATTCCATTTAGTCAATTACCACAAACATTGGTTGGAAACTACAAGCTTGATGCAAATGGTACATTTATTGTGAACAACAATACTGGCAAACCATTTTTAATCATTAAGGGTGATAATGGCAGTATTCCAGGCATTTCATTTAATGACGATGAAATAACTTCTCTATATAACCAAAATGGTGGTTCAATCATAGTTCAAATTCCATATATTCAAACTATAAATCCATCAACTCCTAAATCAACTCAACCAGCTCAACAACCTACTTTAGCTCCGGCACCAGATCCCACTACTCCAGTAACACCACTTCCTACTGTCGAGCCAACTGCAACTGCTCAACCAACTAACGCAACGGTTTTACCAGACACTACTCCTGTACAACCATCTGAAATTAAAAGAGTTAACTATAAATCAAGTACTAACGTTGCTCCTCATAGTCAAACGCAAAAACATTGTCACGACTACAACTATCTCAGCGCCCCTAAGGCAACCAGTACTTACATTGAAAAGATGCTATTCAGTCAAAGGGTCAGATAA
- a CDS encoding YSIRK-type signal peptide-containing protein has translation MEHKKDLDFNAKLYGKQRFGFRKISVGLAAVALGTTFFLSNSQLVHADENNASQQTTEVKENAQTVDSDQQNVETKTDNSTSSEISSKDNTQESSSNNKNGDSTASQEKQNDSKLAISLAKSEADTDQPSYSSTVPATKKNNGTNLTQTTTPNNPANLASDQDTVQVDTTVNLNNVRSVTHDNPITVQIVNGDTGSTDPLMTNDGINNGGNWYFEKRTDIAKRLV, from the coding sequence ATGGAACATAAAAAAGATTTAGATTTTAATGCCAAACTTTACGGTAAACAAAGATTTGGCTTTCGTAAAATATCTGTAGGTTTAGCTGCAGTAGCACTTGGTACTACATTTTTCTTAAGCAATAGTCAACTTGTTCACGCAGACGAAAATAATGCATCTCAGCAAACTACTGAAGTTAAAGAAAATGCTCAAACAGTAGATTCCGATCAACAAAATGTTGAAACAAAGACGGATAATTCTACTTCATCAGAAATCAGTTCTAAGGACAACACCCAAGAATCATCTTCTAACAATAAAAATGGAGACAGTACTGCATCCCAAGAAAAACAGAACGACAGCAAGCTCGCAATCTCATTAGCTAAAAGCGAAGCTGATACTGATCAGCCTTCCTACTCTTCTACCGTTCCCGCAACAAAGAAGAATAATGGTACAAATTTAACTCAAACAACTACCCCAAATAATCCAGCTAACTTAGCATCTGATCAAGATACTGTTCAAGTTGATACCACTGTTAATTTAAACAACGTTAGATCCGTCACTCATGATAATCCGATTACCGTTCAAATCGTTAACGGTGATACTGGCTCAACCGATCCTTTAATGACTAATGACGGAATCAATAATGGCGGAAATTGGTACTTTGAAAAACGTACCGATATAGCTAAACGCTTGGTATAG
- the ybaK gene encoding Cys-tRNA(Pro) deacylase, translating to MSKKKNKKNKLEKTLVEKILDQHKVKYRQAEFAVTKDKGGVAQMDTSILRDKEQFVYKTLVCEGNKTGPLVGVVPVTEHLSMKKLAKVSGNKKCEMLPLKKLEKTTGYVHGANTPIGIHFTHHFPIYLDNTMKETDEVGVSSGKLGRSVFLNPEDLAKVTEAKFADLLE from the coding sequence ATGTCAAAGAAGAAAAATAAAAAGAATAAACTTGAGAAAACATTAGTCGAAAAAATATTAGACCAACATAAGGTCAAGTATCGTCAAGCCGAATTTGCGGTCACCAAAGATAAAGGTGGAGTTGCGCAAATGGACACCTCTATTCTAAGGGACAAAGAGCAATTCGTCTACAAGACCTTGGTATGTGAAGGAAATAAAACCGGCCCACTTGTCGGAGTTGTACCAGTTACTGAACATTTAAGCATGAAAAAACTTGCTAAGGTTTCTGGAAATAAGAAATGTGAAATGCTTCCTTTAAAGAAACTAGAAAAGACAACAGGTTACGTTCATGGTGCTAATACTCCTATTGGTATTCACTTTACGCACCACTTCCCTATCTATCTAGATAACACAATGAAGGAAACAGACGAAGTTGGTGTTTCAAGTGGTAAACTTGGACGCAGTGTTTTCTTAAATCCAGAAGACTTGGCCAAAGTTACAGAAGCTAAGTTTGCTGATCTGCTTGAATAA
- the prmA gene encoding 50S ribosomal protein L11 methyltransferase, with the protein MKLLIIKIDTSHEVEDALGVYAQDNLNALGIESRKRSDFEQAGWLHDSTVVEMDDIKDLPKDTYFYAYFDEEADKDELVKKFQAKLKELAGYGLNIGEGKITTSYIKDQDWNTAWQKYYHVIDFSRHLAIVPEWEDYKPAFSDQQLIKLDPGLAFGTGNHKTTQLAMMGLERAMIKPMSVVDVGTGSGILAIAASKLGATDVLATDISDESVTAAKQNSALNDLTSIRVQKTSLLADVKGKFDIIVANILAEILLDLIPQMDAHLNDGGQIIFSGIDYLQLPKIEKALDENGFKIDLTMRQGRWIGLAITRKEK; encoded by the coding sequence ATGAAGTTACTTATTATTAAAATTGACACAAGTCATGAAGTAGAAGATGCTTTAGGCGTTTATGCTCAAGACAACTTAAATGCACTCGGCATTGAATCAAGAAAGCGCAGCGACTTTGAACAAGCCGGTTGGCTTCATGATTCGACTGTCGTTGAGATGGACGACATCAAAGATTTGCCTAAGGATACCTATTTCTATGCCTACTTTGATGAAGAAGCTGATAAAGATGAACTTGTTAAAAAATTCCAAGCTAAGCTCAAGGAACTTGCAGGTTATGGCTTAAATATCGGTGAAGGTAAGATCACTACTTCTTATATTAAGGACCAAGACTGGAACACTGCTTGGCAAAAGTATTACCACGTAATCGACTTCTCCAGACACTTGGCTATTGTACCTGAATGGGAAGACTACAAGCCTGCCTTTAGCGATCAACAATTGATCAAGCTTGATCCAGGTCTTGCCTTTGGTACAGGTAACCACAAGACTACGCAACTAGCTATGATGGGACTTGAACGTGCCATGATTAAGCCAATGAGCGTAGTTGATGTAGGTACTGGTTCTGGTATTTTGGCTATTGCTGCTTCCAAGCTTGGCGCAACCGATGTTTTAGCTACCGATATTTCAGATGAATCAGTGACTGCAGCTAAACAAAACTCAGCTTTGAATGATTTAACCAGCATTCGCGTACAAAAGACTAGTTTGCTTGCGGATGTTAAGGGTAAATTCGATATTATCGTAGCTAACATTTTAGCTGAAATCTTGCTCGACTTGATTCCACAAATGGATGCTCACTTAAATGATGGTGGTCAAATCATTTTCTCAGGTATTGATTACTTACAATTGCCTAAGATTGAAAAAGCCTTAGATGAGAATGGTTTTAAAATTGACTTGACCATGAGACAAGGTCGCTGGATTGGGTTAGCTATTACTAGAAAAGAAAAATAA
- a CDS encoding RelA/SpoT family protein gives MSKYVEMTHDQVIDACKKYMNDKQVAFVEKAYEFANKAHAGQKRASGQPYIIHPTQVAGTLATLGLDPDTVAAGFLHDTVEDTPVTNDELKEKFGEDVAFIVDGVTKLNKYEYKSHQEFLAENHRKMLIAMAKDLRVIMVKLADRLHNMHTLQHLRPDKQRRIASETMDIYAPLADRLGIGTIKWELEDMSFHYLNPEAYYRIVNLMDVKRSQREKYIADTIKTLKKTLDELGIKYEIYGRPKHIYSIYKKMVNKHKDFDEIYDLLAVRVIVKNVRDCYAVLGAVHTEWKPMPGRFKDYIAMPKVNGYQSLHTTIIGPGGRPLEIQIRTEAMHQVAEYGVAAHWAYKRGNFNGVEATSSGEKLDMVREILELKDETKDAGEFMKSVKSDIFSDRVYVFTPKGEVYELPKGSVTLDFAYAIHTQVGSHAVGAKVNNKLVPLDYKLRNGDVIEIMTQTNATPSRDWADMVKTSRARNKIRRYFRGQDREESINHGEQMVANMIREEGLAPKDFMDKEHIEKLLDHFNYHTEEELYAAVGFGDLSAQAVVNRLTVDLRREDEKQKQKKLEEKILNSGQQSVQEEQPKKNSNSVMKVKHKNGVMIQGVSDLMLHLAKCCNPVPGDKIIGYVTKGRGVTIHRTDCRNITKEAEEQGRLIDVEWENVEENSVQSFNANIEIFGYNRSNLLSDVINKLNSLTKNINNISGKVNEDNIAHIYVTVAVKNANQLDEILSKLRDIPDVYETKRSDN, from the coding sequence ATGTCCAAATATGTTGAAATGACTCATGATCAGGTAATTGATGCCTGCAAAAAATATATGAATGATAAGCAAGTAGCTTTTGTAGAGAAAGCATATGAGTTTGCCAATAAGGCTCATGCTGGACAAAAAAGGGCATCTGGCCAACCTTATATTATTCACCCTACACAAGTTGCTGGAACGCTTGCAACCTTAGGCCTTGATCCAGATACAGTGGCTGCAGGATTTTTGCACGATACTGTTGAAGACACGCCAGTAACCAATGATGAACTGAAAGAAAAATTTGGCGAAGATGTTGCTTTTATTGTTGATGGCGTAACCAAGTTAAACAAGTACGAATATAAGTCACACCAAGAATTTTTGGCTGAAAATCACCGTAAAATGTTGATTGCGATGGCTAAGGACCTGCGGGTAATCATGGTTAAATTGGCTGACCGTTTGCACAACATGCACACATTGCAGCACCTGCGTCCAGACAAACAACGCAGAATTGCTTCAGAAACCATGGATATTTATGCTCCGCTGGCCGATCGTTTAGGTATCGGGACGATCAAGTGGGAGCTGGAAGATATGAGTTTCCACTACTTAAATCCTGAAGCTTACTACCGTATTGTTAACTTGATGGATGTTAAGAGAAGTCAACGTGAAAAGTACATTGCTGATACGATCAAAACGCTTAAGAAAACTTTAGATGAATTAGGCATCAAGTACGAAATTTACGGTCGTCCAAAGCATATTTACTCCATCTACAAGAAGATGGTGAATAAGCACAAGGACTTCGATGAGATCTATGACTTGCTGGCTGTTCGTGTAATTGTTAAAAATGTCCGTGATTGTTACGCAGTTTTGGGTGCCGTTCATACCGAATGGAAGCCAATGCCAGGACGTTTCAAGGACTACATTGCTATGCCAAAGGTAAACGGCTATCAATCACTTCACACTACCATCATTGGACCCGGCGGTCGTCCACTTGAAATTCAAATCAGAACTGAAGCTATGCACCAAGTTGCTGAATACGGTGTTGCTGCCCACTGGGCATATAAGCGTGGCAACTTCAATGGGGTTGAAGCTACTTCATCAGGTGAAAAGCTAGATATGGTTCGTGAAATCCTTGAATTGAAGGATGAAACCAAGGACGCCGGCGAATTTATGAAGTCAGTTAAGAGTGATATCTTCTCTGACCGTGTTTACGTCTTCACGCCAAAGGGCGAAGTTTACGAATTGCCAAAGGGCTCTGTAACTTTGGACTTTGCATACGCAATTCATACCCAAGTAGGAAGTCATGCAGTTGGTGCCAAGGTTAACAATAAGTTAGTGCCACTTGACTACAAGTTGAGAAATGGTGACGTCATTGAAATTATGACGCAAACTAATGCCACACCATCTCGTGACTGGGCCGACATGGTTAAGACCTCAAGAGCACGCAACAAGATTCGCCGCTACTTCAGAGGACAAGACCGTGAAGAAAGCATCAATCACGGTGAACAAATGGTAGCCAATATGATTCGTGAAGAAGGACTTGCTCCTAAAGACTTCATGGATAAAGAGCACATTGAAAAATTATTGGACCACTTCAATTACCATACTGAAGAAGAATTGTATGCCGCAGTTGGTTTTGGCGATTTGTCAGCTCAAGCCGTTGTTAACCGTTTGACCGTTGACTTGCGTCGTGAAGACGAAAAACAAAAGCAAAAGAAACTCGAAGAGAAGATTTTGAATTCTGGTCAGCAATCTGTTCAAGAAGAGCAGCCAAAGAAGAATTCAAATTCTGTCATGAAGGTTAAGCATAAGAATGGCGTCATGATTCAAGGCGTCAGTGACTTAATGCTTCACTTGGCTAAGTGCTGTAACCCAGTTCCTGGTGATAAGATTATCGGTTATGTTACTAAGGGGCGTGGTGTTACTATTCACCGTACCGATTGCCGCAACATTACCAAGGAAGCTGAAGAACAAGGGCGTTTGATTGATGTTGAATGGGAGAATGTTGAAGAAAACAGTGTTCAATCATTCAATGCCAACATCGAAATCTTTGGCTACAACCGTTCAAACTTGCTTAGCGACGTCATTAACAAGTTGAACTCACTTACCAAGAACATCAATAATATTTCTGGTAAGGTTAACGAAGACAATATTGCTCATATTTATGTCACAGTTGCGGTTAAGAATGCTAACCAGCTTGATGAAATCTTGAGCAAATTGCGTGATATTCCAGATGTTTATGAAACAAAGAGGTCAGATAATTAA
- the dtd gene encoding D-aminoacyl-tRNA deacylase, which produces MRVVIQRVNHAQVDIAGETVGKIGKGFLLLVGIKEGDELPVVKKAADKVAKMRIFEDEYGKTNLSLKDVHGEILSVSQFTLLANTKKGNRPSFVEAMRPPKSKELWEDFNHELEQDGFHVETGEFGADMQVSLENDGPFTIVLDL; this is translated from the coding sequence ATGCGAGTTGTAATTCAAAGAGTCAATCATGCGCAAGTCGATATTGCTGGCGAGACAGTTGGCAAGATTGGCAAAGGATTTTTGCTACTAGTTGGTATTAAAGAGGGGGATGAACTTCCCGTAGTCAAAAAGGCAGCCGATAAGGTTGCCAAAATGCGTATTTTTGAAGATGAATATGGTAAAACTAACTTGTCTTTAAAAGATGTACATGGTGAAATTTTGAGCGTTAGTCAATTTACTTTGCTTGCTAATACTAAGAAGGGTAATCGCCCTAGTTTTGTTGAAGCAATGCGTCCACCAAAGTCCAAAGAACTTTGGGAAGATTTCAATCATGAGCTTGAGCAAGATGGCTTCCATGTTGAGACCGGTGAATTCGGCGCCGACATGCAAGTTAGCTTAGAAAACGATGGTCCATTCACAATTGTGTTAGATCTTTAG
- the hisS gene encoding histidine--tRNA ligase, which translates to MRVQKPKGTVDILPEQSGSWQKVEETARNFFNRANYREIRTPSFENYEIFSRSSGDSSEIVEKQMYDFNDKGGRHIALRPEGTAGVVRAYVEDKMYAPEVVKPFNVFYMESTFRYERPQAGRQREFHQIGVESFGSSNPLADVQTIMMGHDLLAELGVKNYQLHINTLGNEQVRKDYHNALVNYFTPVKDELSEDSQRRLRDNPLRILDSKDDRDKKFLPDAPKIRDFLDDDSKQNFESILKMLDQLGIDYVIDDDLVRGLDYYTGVIFEFMVEDKSLWESATTILGGGRYDHLVEEFNGPATPAVGFGIGEERLMLVLEKQNPALFENRGIDFFITNIGDGTAQKAIEITRSLRKQGFEADFDVNQKKLKAQFKKADRDHAKYVITLGEKELENGVLNIKRLADGKTIDLSLEDINDMSKVMKDLED; encoded by the coding sequence ATGAGAGTACAAAAACCAAAAGGCACAGTCGATATTTTGCCTGAACAATCCGGTTCATGGCAAAAGGTCGAAGAAACTGCAAGAAATTTCTTCAACCGTGCCAACTACCGTGAAATTCGTACGCCAAGTTTTGAAAACTACGAAATTTTCTCACGTTCAAGCGGTGATAGTTCTGAAATCGTAGAAAAGCAAATGTACGACTTCAATGATAAGGGTGGTCGTCATATTGCCCTTCGTCCAGAAGGAACTGCCGGAGTAGTTCGTGCTTACGTTGAAGACAAGATGTATGCACCAGAAGTAGTTAAGCCATTTAACGTATTTTACATGGAATCTACTTTTAGATACGAACGTCCTCAAGCAGGTCGTCAACGTGAATTCCACCAAATCGGTGTAGAAAGCTTCGGTTCAAGCAATCCACTTGCTGATGTTCAAACCATTATGATGGGTCACGACTTGCTTGCTGAATTAGGCGTTAAGAACTATCAACTTCACATCAATACTTTGGGCAATGAACAAGTACGTAAGGATTACCACAACGCACTTGTAAACTACTTCACTCCAGTTAAGGATGAATTATCTGAAGATTCTCAAAGAAGATTGCGTGATAACCCATTACGTATTTTGGATTCTAAAGATGATCGCGACAAGAAGTTCTTGCCAGATGCTCCTAAGATTCGTGACTTCCTTGATGATGATTCAAAGCAAAACTTCGAATCAATTTTGAAGATGCTTGATCAATTGGGCATTGACTATGTTATCGACGATGACTTGGTTCGTGGCCTTGATTACTACACTGGCGTAATCTTTGAATTCATGGTTGAAGATAAGAGCCTTTGGGAATCAGCTACTACTATTTTGGGTGGTGGCCGTTACGATCACTTAGTTGAAGAATTCAACGGCCCAGCTACACCAGCTGTTGGTTTTGGTATTGGTGAAGAAAGATTAATGCTTGTTTTGGAAAAGCAGAATCCAGCTTTATTTGAAAATAGAGGCATTGATTTCTTCATCACTAATATTGGTGATGGTACTGCTCAAAAGGCTATTGAAATTACTAGAAGTTTGCGCAAGCAAGGCTTTGAAGCAGATTTTGATGTTAACCAAAAGAAGCTTAAGGCACAATTCAAGAAGGCCGACCGTGATCATGCTAAGTATGTAATTACTTTAGGTGAAAAGGAACTTGAAAACGGCGTTTTGAATATCAAGCGTTTAGCTGATGGTAAGACCATTGATTTAAGTCTTGAAGACATCAATGATATGAGTAAGGTAATGAAGGATTTAGAGGATTAA